Proteins from a genomic interval of Papaver somniferum cultivar HN1 chromosome 4, ASM357369v1, whole genome shotgun sequence:
- the LOC113271594 gene encoding 60S ribosomal protein L24 isoform X2: MVLKTELCRFSGAKIYPDRGIRFIRSDSQVFLFVNSKCKRYFHNKLKPSKLTWTAMYRKQHKKDIAAEAVKKRRRVTKKPYSRSIVGATLEVIQKRRAEKPEVRDAAREAALREVKERVKKSKDEKKAKKAEVMSKTQKTQGKVAKGAQPKGAKLGGGGGKR; the protein is encoded by the exons ATGGTTCTCAA GACTGAACTTTGTCGATTCAGTGGTGCAAAGATTTACCCTGACAGAGGTATTAGATTTATCAGGAGTGATTCTCAG GTGTTCCTTTTCGTTAACTCAAAATGTAAGAGGTATTTCCACAACAAGTTGAAGCCCTCAAAGCTTACATGGACAGCCATGTACAGGAAGCAACACaagaag GACATTGCTGCAGAGGCAGTAAAGAAGAGGCGTCGTGTTACCAAGAAGCCCTACTCTAGGTCAATTGTTGGTGCTACTCTGGAGGTGATTCAAAAGAGAAGGGCCGAGAAACCTGAAGTCAGAGATGCAGCTCGTGAAGCTGCTCTTCG TGAAGTCAAGGAGAGAGTTAAGAAGTCCAAGGATGAGAAGAAAGCTAAAAAAGCAGAAGTAATGTCTAAGACACAGAAGACTCAGGGTAAGGTGGCCAAGGGTGCCCAACCAAAGGGAGCAAagcttggtggtggtggtggcaagcGTTAA
- the LOC113271594 gene encoding 60S ribosomal protein L24 isoform X1, with translation MVLKTELCRFSGAKIYPGRGIRFIRSDSQVFLFVNSKCKRYFHNKLKPSKLTWTAMYRKQHKKDIAAEAVKKRRRVTKKPYSRSIVGATLEVIQKRRAEKPEVRDAAREAALREVKERVKKSKDEKKAKKAEVMSKTQKTQGKVAKGAQPKGAKLGGGGGKR, from the exons ATGGTTCTCAA GACTGAACTTTGTCGATTCAGTGGTGCAAAGATTTACCCTGGCAGAGGTATTAGATTTATCAGGAGTGATTCTCAG GTGTTCCTTTTCGTTAACTCAAAATGTAAGAGGTATTTCCACAACAAGTTGAAGCCCTCAAAGCTTACATGGACAGCCATGTACAGGAAGCAACACaagaag GACATTGCTGCAGAGGCAGTAAAGAAGAGGCGTCGTGTTACCAAGAAGCCCTACTCTAGGTCAATTGTTGGTGCTACTCTGGAGGTGATTCAAAAGAGAAGGGCCGAGAAACCTGAAGTCAGAGATGCAGCTCGTGAAGCTGCTCTTCG TGAAGTCAAGGAGAGAGTTAAGAAGTCCAAGGATGAGAAGAAAGCTAAAAAAGCAGAAGTAATGTCTAAGACACAGAAGACTCAGGGTAAGGTGGCCAAGGGTGCCCAACCAAAGGGAGCAAagcttggtggtggtggtggcaagcGTTAA